A single genomic interval of Halobacillus halophilus DSM 2266 harbors:
- a CDS encoding electron transfer flavoprotein subunit beta/FixA family protein: protein MNIFVLLKRTFDTEEKITVANGKIEDDSAEYIINPYDEYAVEEAIKIRDEHGGEVTVVTIGEEDAEKQLRTALAMGADQAVLINTEDDLEEGDQFTTVKILEAFFSDRDVDLILGGNVAIDEASGQVGPRLAERLDMPCVTTITKIEIDGTTVTIDRDVEGDVEKVETSLPLLVTCQQGLNEPRYPSLPGIMKAKKKPLEELELDDLDLEEDDVEPKTKTTEIFLPPEKQAGKVLEGETADQVKELVSLLKTEAKVL, encoded by the coding sequence ATGAACATTTTTGTCTTACTTAAAAGAACCTTTGATACAGAAGAAAAGATAACGGTAGCTAATGGAAAGATTGAGGATGATAGCGCAGAATATATTATCAACCCTTATGATGAATATGCGGTGGAAGAAGCAATTAAGATTCGTGATGAACACGGAGGAGAGGTTACTGTAGTAACAATTGGTGAAGAGGATGCAGAGAAACAATTACGGACAGCATTAGCCATGGGAGCTGATCAGGCCGTTCTTATTAATACAGAAGACGATTTAGAGGAAGGAGATCAGTTTACTACGGTGAAAATCCTGGAAGCTTTCTTCTCTGACCGTGATGTAGATCTTATCCTGGGGGGAAATGTAGCTATTGATGAGGCAAGCGGGCAAGTAGGGCCTCGATTGGCTGAAAGACTTGATATGCCTTGTGTTACGACCATTACAAAAATAGAAATTGACGGAACCACTGTTACCATAGACCGAGATGTCGAGGGAGATGTAGAGAAAGTAGAAACCTCGCTTCCGCTGCTTGTTACGTGCCAGCAAGGTTTGAATGAGCCGCGCTATCCATCCTTGCCGGGTATTATGAAAGCGAAGAAAAAGCCATTAGAAGAGCTTGAACTGGATGATTTAGATTTAGAGGAAGACGATGTGGAGCCTAAAACGAAAACAACTGAAATTTTCCTTCCACCTGAAAAGCAAGCAGGTAAAGTTTTGGAAGGTGAAACTGCTGATCAGGTTAAAGAATTAGTATCATTGCTTAAAACCGA